Genomic DNA from Cheilinus undulatus linkage group 10, ASM1832078v1, whole genome shotgun sequence:
aatggaacaagctacaaacaaacgtttttttccatgatgaaatagagtttcttctttcatttgagctatttggtgttttcaaagtcatagtacaaaatattctgtgggtcttgaaatatgactcaaaatggccagaaacactggcacaagccactttccattttataaaagggctggcactcaatgagttaatatttaaaaattgagTTGGAAATAAGTTTAAAGGGTAAAGCTCTGAATGTAGGAGCCTTAAAGGATAACTTTGAGATTTCTGAACCTGGGCTGTATTTAGGGTTATCCAGTCGTGCAATAGGTTGATAGGAACCACAATCAGGACGATCGCGCTGTGTTCTGTAACTTTGGTTTTGCCTGAAACCGAAACTAAGTTAGAACGGCCAGTGTGAGAGCACACTGTTTGCTTCCAAAGTATGTCAATCAAAGTTCTTATTCTGCTACTAACAGGCTCAGATTGTTAAttgtttgtgtgaaaatgtagcaactctgtgtttttgtatgaTCAAATACAAGCAGGCACTGAACAGGACAGCCTTTGAAATAAAGTTGTTAATATGGAGGAATAAGGCGCTGCCATGCAAATAAAAAGGTAGGAATGGTTTCTATAATGTTGTCGTTACAATCTGAGCCTGTTAGTAGCAGAATAAGAACTTTGATTGACATACTTTGGAAGTAAACAGTGTGCCCTCACACTGGCCGCCTAAAGTTACAGAATACAGTGCCAATCATCCTGATTATGGTTCCTAAATACAGCCCAGGTCCAGAAATCCAGAAGTTATCCTTTAACCTCATTTCTGACTTACAAACTGGTTTTGATCGGtagagtctttttttttaattaatcataAGCTATGCTCGCTCTTCGCACTACCTACCCACACCTCTGCCTAGATTGCCAATAACTGATGTAAAAGCAATGGAGCTACCTTCTACTCTGTACAAGCCCTGAAATACTGAAACCTATTCCTTGCTGCAACCAAAGACAACACAGGCAAGTGGCCCCACTGAAATAACTCTACTGATCAACACCATTGGTAACTACAAAATAAGACCAGGGTTCCTACATTCTTTACTTaccctttaaaatattttataattgTATTTAGCCCATGACTCACCACTAATGGCCCTTCATATCAAAAACTGTTTGGTTAACATTGTTATCGTTAATTATACATAAGAAACATGTACATCGAAAGacaagatatatatatataaacgcGCATACCATCTGTCTGATCTTCCATTCCCGCTGTAAGAGCTGCaacatcacttttttccatggCAGCAACTGCTTTCAGCTTTGGTATGATGCTGGCTTCCCATCTTCTGATGAACAGATCTGTCTTTCCATCTGTCATTTTGCCAAACTCGAGATCCATCTTACAAAAAGAGGAGACATTTTTAGGATATACTATAAATTAACAGTGTTACTaacaatataaaaacatgttaattgtTCATTGTGAGAGACCTACCAGACTTGGCATATCCAAGAAGCGTGGGTATTCGTTGAAGATTTCAGCCACTGTGGGAGACTCCTTTGATATCCATGATCTACGCATGGCGTACGTCTTCTCCATTGCTGATTTGATTGACGGAGTGTTCTCTGCAGAGGGCCTGAGCCGTTTCATGAGGGTGATCCACTCACTGGTCACACTGCTGTCCCCCTGGTCCTGTTCTAACCCTGATTCAGTATTGCAGCTTATCTTACGCTTCGTGTAACGGCGCTGACCTGCCTCTAGCTTCCGGCGGATGTTACGCAGTCTCATTTCCAAGAATCCACAATGTGATGATGGATCATAAAAATGctcctaaaaaacaaaaaaaacaaaaaaacaatgatctCAAAAATACTCTCCTTATCGtgtaaatgttgaaaatgcatTCTTtataaaatacaagttaaacTTGAGCtgctaattttattttttaaatcctacACAGTCGGCAAATGATTTACACATTACATAGTACTTACAAAACCATCTCCTTTTCCTTCGATCTGAACCCTCAAGGATGGGAAAGTGGCGATGATATTCTTTGCAAGAACAACTTTTTCAGCACTTGGTGGGTAACTGGGTGGAGGTAGAGAAGAGCAAAATCCAGACATTGAACTCCAATCAGGCCtaacattttcccattttacatTCATCAAAACATCTTTCAGGACAAAGATTCACCAGAGCAAGGACCATTCATTAAAAGCCAAGGTGgtcttttttagttttcataCTTACAAGCCATGCTTCTCTACCAGATGACTGATGCATACTTTGACAAGGAGCCTTCTTGACTCCATTTTAAGTGTTCCTGTTTTCTTGTGTTCTTCAAGTATTTCTGGTGCTTTGCTTTGAAGTAGTGACTGCAAGCCTGCCAGTTCATCTGGCACTGGTACATGCTACATTGATGGAGGTATAGGGAAATAATTGTCAACATGATAGAAAActgtgtttatttatatatttattgcTGTCTGGTACATCGGACAATATACTGTATACTAATATGGATGTTATCTagtattgcccagccctaataaagCCCTAGAATTCGCCCACATTAACAATGCATATATACATACTAGTATatagtacaaaaacaaaatacctGGATTTGGCAGGCCTCTCCTGCAGTTGGTTGGGGTAATACATCTGTGCTCGACAAGAAGACCTGAAATTTGTCAAAGTTCTTGACTTCTATGTTTTTCTCAACATCAATGAATTCTTGGAAATCTGTGTGGTATTTCAGAACACGGTCAAATGTAAAACCTAGTTGCTCTGTTTGATTTATGAGATGTTCAGTACTGTGAACACTATAAATCTTCCTTGAGCACTCCtttccatttttaaagacaGTAGCAAGAACTTTGACAAGGCTTTCAGGTTCAGCATCctagaaaaaagagaagagattAGAAAATGCTATTTTACACCCACTGTATAGTGCAAATAAATTTCAATCCAAAGCTAAGCAAAAACTACAGAACCTCACCCAATATTATAACACCTTGCCTTCCTGTGTGAAGATGTGCCATCAAAGAGCACAATCACATGACTCACCATCACTGTCACCATCAATACAATAATAATGCCTTTACAAGCATATTTAAATGTACCACACAACATGCATACAGGTTATACTTGagaaggcaaggcaagtttatttgtatagcacatttcagcaacaaggcaattcaaagtgcttcacacagttcattaaaatacattgagAAAAGATATGACACATTCACTTACAGTTTCAGCTTGGTGACAGGTGAAGATCTTTTCAAAGATTCATGGTTTCATTTCCTTTATCAGTTtgctattttattgttttgcctGGTCATATTTTAAAGATGTCAAACAACGAATTACTAGCTAAAGTAAAGTTAAACCAGACATCACCCTGAGCCTC
This window encodes:
- the LOC121516793 gene encoding uncharacterized protein LOC121516793; the protein is MESRRLLVKVCISHLVEKHGFYPPSAEKVVLAKNIIATFPSLRVQIEGKGDGFEHFYDPSSHCGFLEMRLRNIRRKLEAGQRRYTKRKISCNTESGLEQDQGDSSVTSEWITLMKRLRPSAENTPSIKSAMEKTYAMRRSWISKESPTVAEIFNEYPRFLDMPSLMDLEFGKMTDGKTDLFIRRWEASIIPKLKAVAAMEKSDVAALTAGMEDQTDVFDMKGH